One segment of Castanea sativa cultivar Marrone di Chiusa Pesio chromosome 3, ASM4071231v1 DNA contains the following:
- the LOC142627133 gene encoding histone-lysine N-methyltransferase, H3 lysine-9 specific SUVH4-like — MAILEDSGAGPLCSCNQSKVLADDKKNVARCIKKIEPKTPVRGSPRSKSSQGRVSSRLKEKSDDEMPSNGSKRKRLSDGLKNQVSKNDAKVLFVEDIGCRSDLKTGRNNGDARVNDSVMVKETLRVFTTFYLRFVQEEEKRCLKPKDDVHFSNGSENNNGNAYDDHAKKLTKRPDLKAISEMVRSNKILYCKKIGHLPGIKVGQQFLSRAEMVAVGLHGDWLNGIDYIGETCKMEEYRKFTLPVAVSIVLSGQYEDDVDNAEVGYAGQGGNGLLGNKRQIKYQVMCRGNLVLKNNMVQDLPIRVIRGHKCAGSYTHKIYTYDGLYKVDHCWNERSAFGFNVFKYRLRQIEGQPKLVTNQVDFARQLVSKGRSELNGLVCKDISGGQENICIPATNVCDVPPVVPSGFKYIKSNRVAKNVIIPPNAPGCNCKGKCTNAEKCSCARLNGNDFPYVHHDGGRLVEPRDVVFECGPRCGCGPSCLNRTSQQGLKYQLEVYRTKDKGWAVRSGDLIPSGAPVCEYIGILRKSDELDNVSGNDYIFDIDCWQTMNGMGGRERRLRDVSIPSSNHAKERNDHISENGPEFCIDAGLYGNVARFINHSCEPNLFVQCVLSSHHDVRLARVVLFAADNILPMQELTYDYGYELDSVTGPDGKIKELPCYCGTADCRKRLY, encoded by the exons ATGGCTATATTAGAGGATTCCGGTGCTGGCCCCTTGTGCAGTTGCAATCAAAGTAAAGTGCTAGCCGATGATAAGAAGAATGTTGCTCGATGTATTAAAAAGATTGAACCAAAGACTCCCGTGCGAGGGAGCCCGCGATCGAAGAGCTCACAAGGGCGGGTTAGTTCAAGGCTTAAAGAGAAATCCGATGATGAAATGCCTTCCAATGGTAGTAAGAGAAAGAGGTTATCAGATGGCCTAAAAAATCAAGTTAGCAAGAATGATGCTAAAGTGCTTTTTGTGGAAGACATTGGATGTAGAAGTGATCTCAAGACGGGGCGTAACAATGGCGATGCTCGAGTCAATGACTCTGTAATGGTGAAAGAGACATTAAGGGTTTTCACTACATTTTACCTTCGCTTTGTTCAG GAAGAGGAGAAGAGGTGCCTTAAGCCTAAGGATGATGTGCACTTTTCTAATGGTTCAGAAAATAAT AATGGGAATGCATATGATGATCATGCAAAGAAACTTACCAAGCGACCTGATCTGAAGGCTATTTCTGAG ATGGTGAggtcaaataaaattttgtactGCAAAAAAATAGGTCATCTACCAG GTATTAAGGTTGGGCAACAATTTCTTTCACGGGCTGAAATGGTGGCTGTAGGTCTTCATGGAGACTGGTTGAATGGAATTGATTATATTGGAGAAACTTGCAAAATG GAAGAGTACAGGAAGTTTACCTTGCCTGTTGCAGTTTCAATCGTCTTGTCTGGCCAATATGAAGATGATGTTGACAATGCAGAAGTTGGGTACGCAGGTCAAGGTGGGAATGGCTTACTTGGAAATAAACGTCAAATTAAGTATCAAGTTATGTGTCGTGGTAATTTGGTTCTTAAG AACAATATGGTTCAAGATTTACCTATTAGAGTGATTCGTGGACATAAATGTGCTGGCAGTTATACTCACAAAATTTACACATATGATGGCTTATACAAG GTTGATCATTGTTGGAATGAGAGAAGTGCTTTTGGATTTAATGTTTTTAAGTATCGTTTACGGCAAATTGAAGGACAGCCCAAATTGGTCACAAATCAG GTAGATTTTGCTCGGCAGCTAGTCTCTAAAGGTCGTTCTGAATTAAATGG ATTGGTGTGTAAGGATATCTCTGGCGGTCAAGAAAATATATGTATTCCTGCTACAAATGTATGCGATGTTCCACCTGTTGTACCTTCAG GTTTTAAATATATCAAGTCTAATCGAGTTGCAAAAAATGTAATTATCCCCCCAAATGCTCCTGGATGCAATTGCAAAGGAAAATGTACTAATGCTGAGAAGTGTTCTTGTGCTCGACTAAATGGCAATGACTTCCCGTATGTGCACCATGATGGTGGCAG ATTAGTTGAACCAAGGGACGTTGTGTTTGAATGTGGTCCAAGATGTGGCTGTGGACCGAGTTGCCTAAATCGCACATCTCAGCAGGGACTGAAGTACCAACTTGAG GTCTATCgtaccaaggataaaggctggGCTGTGAGGTCTGGAGACTTAATTCCTTCTGGTGCACCAGTTTGTGAATACATTGGAATTCTCAGGAAGAGTGATGAATTAGACAATGTGTCAGGGAATGACTATATATTTGACATTGATTGCTGGCAAACAATGAATGGGATGGGAGGGAGAGAG aGGCGATTGCGTGATGTATCTATACCTTCAAGCAATCATGCTAAGGAAAGAAATGACCATATATCAGAAAATGGGCCTGAGTTTTGTATAGATGCAGGATTATATGGTAATGTTGCCAGATTTATTAATCATAGTTGTGAGCCTAACCTCTTTGTTCAGTGTGTTTTGAGTTCCCACCATGATGTGAGACTTGCGCGAGTGGTGTTATTTGCTGCAGATAACATACTTCCTATGCAG GAGCTCACTTATGACTATGGATATGAACTTGATAGCGTTACTGGTCCTGACGGAAAAATAAAGGAGCTGCCATGCTACTGTGGTACAGCTGACTGTCGGAAGCGTTTGTACTAG